The Boseongicola sp. DNA segment GAGGCTATGTTTGAAACAGGCGGGGCGGGCGTGAATTGGCGCAACCCGTCGAAAACATGTCGAACCCTTCGCGGCAGCGCGATACCCATCGGAATGGGGTCGGACATTTTTCTCAAAATTTCAGGGCTTTTCGTGGCGTCTAGACACGATCCGAACTGCCAAAACAGCCGATTTAATGTTCGAGGCATTCCCTCCGCCATCGAATTCTGTTCCCACTAAGATTACGCCGAATGGCCAAACTCGGCGCCTCACTGCATACTATCAGGTTGGTGGGCACTACTTTCCAGAAACCATCCTTCGTTTTTCTGCCATTGCTTCGCGCCGTTGCTGTTCGATACCCAGTCGAAATGACTGCTCAACAAAGTCAATATGATCCAGTGCCGCTTTTTCAGCTTCGTCCGCATTTCCATCTATGGCAGACCGACCAAGGTTGAGGTGCTGCTCAAGAAGCTTTTCACCCGACCCGTCAATCGTTTTCAGAAAATCGCGGTTATAAAATACGCCTTGTTTTGTAAGTTCGTATATGGACGTCATCATGTGGATCAGCGTTGCATTTTGGCTGGCGTCAACAATCGCGGTATGTAAGGCAAAGTCGGCCTGTCGAGAGGCTTCGGAGTTGCTGTCTTTCCAGGCCTGCTCAATTTCTTCAAGAATCCCAGCAATCCGCTCTTTGTCAGAACTGGTTGCCCGTTGAGCCGCAAGTCGGGCCGCAAAACCTTCCTGTTCCCGGCGATACTCGAGATAATCAAAGAAAGCCGGCTCATGACGACCATAAAGAGCAAGCAGGGCGGGCAACATGGCCTGTCCGGTCAGCGCCGCGACAAAGGTTCCTTCGCCGTGGCGGGTTGTGACCAGGCCCCGCTCTTCAAGGATTTGAAGTGCTTCGCGCAATTTTGGCCTTGAAACGCCAAGAGTATCGGCCAGGTCGCGCTCGGATGGCAGCTTGCGACCCTGCTTTAGTATGCCGGATGCAATGAGATCTTCGATCTGCGCAACCACAGCTTCTGACAGTGATTCGTGCCCGATTGGCTCGAAAAGTGACGCTGGGGTCATGTTAATTGGCCTCGTCCGTTTGTCCGAATTGGTTTATATTGGTAAAATATAGTAACCTCTTTGATTGGAATATCAACCCATTGGGTGGAAAATTCGATTCCATTGTAACAATTTGTTAAATGACAATAAAAACGACAAAAATTCAAGAGAAACACAGCCGATGGCGTGTTTCATGCCCCCTTCAGCAATCTTCTCGCTGCGTCTTGAATGAGTAAGGTGGTAAATAAAGTTGTTGACTATATTAGGTGGTCAATAATATTTACCAATACCAGGGCGTCGGGAGTTCCACGCCATTGGACGGGACAAGAGTTCCGAAAAACCGGAGGGAAATTTATGAAAACGACACTGACGAGCCTGGCCCTTGCAGCCGGCATTCTCGCATCACCCGCTTTGGCGGCTGATAAGCTTTTGCTTAAAACGCCGATCGCATTCTCATCTGCGTTGCCGGGTCTTGGATCTCCGATCCCTCGTGTTGCAGAGCAGGTCGAGCTGATGTCAGGCGGCACACTAAGGATGAAGGTTTATGAGCCGAACAAACTGGTTCCACCGTTTGAGATCCTTGACGCTGTGAGCTCGGGCAAGATCAATTCA contains these protein-coding regions:
- a CDS encoding GntR family transcriptional regulator, with the translated sequence MTPASLFEPIGHESLSEAVVAQIEDLIASGILKQGRKLPSERDLADTLGVSRPKLREALQILEERGLVTTRHGEGTFVAALTGQAMLPALLALYGRHEPAFFDYLEYRREQEGFAARLAAQRATSSDKERIAGILEEIEQAWKDSNSEASRQADFALHTAIVDASQNATLIHMMTSIYELTKQGVFYNRDFLKTIDGSGEKLLEQHLNLGRSAIDGNADEAEKAALDHIDFVEQSFRLGIEQQRREAMAEKRRMVSGK